One window of Uloborus diversus isolate 005 unplaced genomic scaffold, Udiv.v.3.1 scaffold_109, whole genome shotgun sequence genomic DNA carries:
- the LOC129232110 gene encoding uncharacterized protein LOC129232110: protein MKFLHAKMMLRGLLCINVDLYDLKSLKKLVHKRYVQWHPDKNVENPEKYRENFMALNESWKAYCAEKRKDVPSTSQADSEPSDFEWESEDEEGESYNNTPFDDEFFSSSPPKTTLEFPEFIKAFFRSSSNRRAGKLFVLVTETIAQEECEKVYNYNNKTEYFGAFNFKNFTFILIFYQAEWRLVDLKKALRLLKIDFLIQYCVKFNQLLETIVIKCGEPFYEPSTAKRTAKNEAVLSFDHSLLLQYAHETQTEDVLDLVADYLHFATPCNTPQELVTKEHEDFHLRHEANAKLFLKLGDRERAAKNAVKTVQAELKRNLRCKTNLDYLNDRCRAIGDAILEKDDENLFGEAFLYSFFIIPKNKFKSICQAILDAFIYGKPKCRWVGLVGEYGSGKTTFASTITELFEGVSINLNVPVGRVAFYIGAAIGKRFILFDDVKGKKSAQELNLTPGEGFNNLDDLREHLDGRNPVQLEKKNCNPVSQIFPAGLVTCNKYAIPPALKERISFFNFTPSPMYKTHEIEVSMETMFVAMVLHDMLPVEQMVRSHIFSKRDRWLAKHVASCDCMKKFSRSKTPSPRKSPLKASPTSPLSRRSPRKSPIKASPGTP, encoded by the exons ATGAAATTCCTCCACGCGAAAATGATGTTGAGAGGTCTACTTTGCATTAATGTAGACTTGTATGatcttaaatcattaaaaaagttaGTTCATAAACGATATGTTCAGTGGCATCCAGATAAGAACGTAGAAAACCCCGAAAAATATCGCGAGAATTTTATGGCACTGAACGAAAGCTGGAAGGCGTACTGTGCGGAAAAAAGGAAGGACGTCCCTTCTACAAGTCAAGCGGATAGTGAACCGTCGGATTTTGAATGGGAAAGCGAGGACGAGGAAGGTGAGTCTTACAATAATACTCCTTTTGACGACGAATTTTTCAGTAGTAGTCCACCTAAAACAACATTAGAATTTCCTGAatttattaaagcattttttcgtAGCAGCTCAAACAGACGAGCtggaaaattatttgttttagttACTGAAACTATTGCTCAAGAAGAATGCGAAAAAGTTTACAACTATAATAACAAAACAGAATACTTTGgggcatttaattttaaaaattttacttttattttaattttttaccaagCGGAATGGCGTTTGGTCGACCTGAAGAAGGCCCTGCGActccttaaaattgattttttgatacaGTATTGCGTAAAATTTAACCAGTTATTAGAAACGATAGTAATAAAATGTGGGGAACCGTTTTATGAGCCAAGTACAGCAAAACGTACAGCAAAAAATGAAGCAGTTTTAAGCTTCGATCATTCATTACTATTACAGTATGCGCACGAGACACAAACGGAAGATGTTCTCGATTTAGTAGCTGACTATTTACATTTTGCCACTCCGTGTAATACGCCGCAGGAATTAGTTACAAAGGAACACGAAGATTTCCATCTCAGACACGAAGCCAAtgctaaactttttttaaaattaggggatAGAGAGCGCGCTgctaaaaatgcagtaaaaactgTACAAGCTGAATTAAAACGTAATCTGAGGTGTAAAACAAATCTCGATTATTTAAACGACAGGTGCAGGGCAATTGGGGACGCTATCTTAGAAAAAGACGATGAAAATTTATTTGGAGAAGCATTTTTgtatagtttttttattattcctaaaaataaatttaaatccatTTGTCAGGCAATTTTAGATGCATTTATATATGGTAAACCTAAATGTAGATGGGTAGGGCTCGTGGGGGAATACGGCAGTGGAAAAACAACGTTCGCTTCTACTATAACTGAATTATTTGAGGGAGTATCTATAAACCTTAATGTACCGGTTGGGCGCGTAGCATTCTATATAGGGGCCGCTATTGGGAAGAGGTTTATTTTATTCGATGACGTAAAGGGCAAAAAAAGTGCGCAAGAATTAAATTTAACTCCGGGAGAAGGATTTAATAACTTAGACGATTTAAGGGAACATTTGGATGGAAGGAACCCCGtgcaactagaaaaaaaaaattgtaatccgGTGTCGCAGATCTTTCCAGCGGGCCTAGTCACATGTAATAAATATGCTATTCCACCTGCACTGAAagaaagaatttcattttttaattttactcccTCACCCATGTATAAAACACACGAAATTGAAGTCTCTATGGAGACAATGTTCGTAGCCATGGTTTTACACGACATGCTGCCAGTTGAACAGATGGTGCGCTCACATATCTTTAGCAAAAGAGATAGATGGTTGGCTAAACACGTCGCCAGTTGTGATTGTATGAAg AAATTTAGCAGATCAAAAACACCATCGCCTCGTAAATCCCCCCTGAAAGCATCTCCGACCTCACCATTATCTCGACGATCGCCTCGGAAATCACCTATAAAGGCCTCACCTGGAACACCCTAA